The DNA sequence GATTTCCGTCTGCGTTAGAGAAAACATACTCCTTGCTCTGATCGATCGGCTTCAGAGCTTGATACAGCTGGTCAGTAACTGGGATGTCCCTAGAGTAACCGTTCTTAGATCTTCGCACGATTATTACCCTGTTAATCAGATCCACGTCTTCCCATTTGAGTTTCAGTATCTCACCAAGTCTCATTCCGGTATTAAGGGCGGTGATCACCATGGGCTTGACACGCTCTGAAATTGAAGACAGTAACTTGTCGATCTCATCCAATGAGAGATATCGTGTCCGGGCGTTATCCTCGCGAAACAACTTCACAAGCTTCACGGGATTTATGCTCGTCATGTCCCAATGAATCGCTTTCGTGAACATGTGTTTCAGACACGCGAGCTCTCTGTTGACAGTAGCAGGAGCTACGCTTTGTCTTCGCTCGTTTTTGTATTCTTCGATCGCAAGGGGCGTGATTAGGGAGAGTTTCATTCCTGCGAACTTCTTGCTCAGCAGCCTTATGCTACGTTCGTCACGGCCCCACGAAAGTTTATTTGCCTTGGCGTACTGGAGGTAATTTCGCGAGAGCTGCTCGAATGTAACCTTCGACATCTTCGCGATGTCAAGATAGCGATTTTCTGCAATCTGTAGCTTTCGCTTAGCCAGTGCATGCTCTGCCATCTTTTTATTCGGTCCGATGGCCTCACGCTTGCGTCCACCCTCGACATAATAGTCGATGTACCAGCTATTATCTTTCTTAAAGAGTGCCATTACTACTTCCTTCCCTCACGGACGTCAAAACTACGATGTCCTCGCCAATAGTCAAGAGAAACTCTCTTTGTATCGTAGGTCAGTCGCTAAGATCGCGCGGGTGGACTTTTTTGCTTTCGAGCCATGTTAGCACGTCGGCGAGATCGAACATGACTTTTTTTCCATTTTGATGAATGGTATTTCTCTTCGTTGGGAGACCCAGGAGTCGATGGTGAAGATGCTGAGTCCGAGATATGCGGCGAGTTGTTTTTTGTCGAGGAATTGTCCCCTCAGTGGCGTCTGGGCGTTTGGACGTGGCGCTGTCTGCCGGTTTCCGTTTTGGTTCTTCATGACGGTTGACTGCTCTTTTGAGGAGTATCACTCTTTGAATTGGTGCGAAAGGTGTTTATGTAGGTGCAGTTCTTGAACCCGACGCATGTCAGTCGCTGTCTGAGTGCGCCGCCTTGTTTGCAGCCGTATGTGTATTTTTCTTGGCCGAAGGCTGATCCGAGAATGATCTCGATTTCCGTTTCGCTCAGTGGTGGGTTGTTTTGCGGATTCCAGACGGACGAAAGGATGATCCTTGCCTGGCTGGAGCTGATTCCGAGTCGCCTTAGCTCGCTGGCGATGATGTGTCCGATGTGGTTTCTTTCGCCCTGGCCGGCTCCGCAGAAAATGGCATGTCGGACGCAATCCTTGATCACCGGCACAATTGCGCCTTGCCGGTATCTTTGCCGGTCGTTTTCCGGCGAAACGGAACCGGAATTCCGGTGCTGGATTTTCTCCCAGGTATCGGGGAGTCTTTTGTTGAAGAGCTTGTCCGGGATCAATTGTTGTCACTTTCGTCAAGACTTCATGCTCGTTTGTTTCCGGATTCAGGTTTTGGTCAAGAAAGTCGCACCAGTTGTTGGTGACCTGGTGTTTTCCCATTGGGGCTTTGACGAGGTTTCCGAGTTTGCCGGTTTCGATGTAGTCTTGTTTGGGAAAGATCTCGTGATTATTACTGATATCTTGACCCAGGGCTCTGGCAATGCGGTTTGGATATGGTTTGTCGAAGAAGATCCAGATATGGTATCCCTTCTTCCCTGAGAATTCGGTCAAGAATGGGATTTCAAGTTGGCTGACGCGCCTCTGTACTTTGCGGAGTTCGGATTTGTCGAGGGTGTCGATGTCGATGCAGAGCCATTTGGTCGTGCTGTCTGCCGAAGAGTATAGGCCGATGGTCTTGTTGCCTTGCAGGTGGTTTGCAATGACGGCGTCGGTTATTGGCTCTCGGATGACGGTATAGCCACCGCCGTTGGCGGCGATTTGAAGTGGATAGCAGTCCTCGCGTTGGACGAATCGCTGGCGGAACAGGTTAATGATATCTTGGCTCGGTATTGG is a window from the bacterium genome containing:
- a CDS encoding site-specific integrase, giving the protein MALFKKDNSWYIDYYVEGGRKREAIGPNKKMAEHALAKRKLQIAENRYLDIAKMSKVTFEQLSRNYLQYAKANKLSWGRDERSIRLLSKKFAGMKLSLITPLAIEEYKNERRQSVAPATVNRELACLKHMFTKAIHWDMTSINPVKLVKLFREDNARTRYLSLDEIDKLLSSISERVKPMVITALNTGMRLGEILKLKWEDVDLINRVIIVRRSKNGYSRDIPVTDQLYQALKPIDQSKEYVFSNADGNPVKSIRTAFEKAVLLAGLKDFTFHDLRHTFASHLVMNGADLLTVKELLGHRTINMTVRYSHLSQSHKRGAVDTLRFPDRHYLDTKANGQKKAKIVSASSAMT